From a single Oncorhynchus gorbuscha isolate QuinsamMale2020 ecotype Even-year unplaced genomic scaffold, OgorEven_v1.0 Un_scaffold_1651, whole genome shotgun sequence genomic region:
- the LOC124023595 gene encoding extensin-2-like: protein MRLINERPAYYSLINNLTSTHLPAITNMLGLPATSYLLGLPAISYTLGLPATSYMLGLPATSYLLGLPATSYLLGLPATSYTLGLPATSYMLGLPATSYMLGLPATSYMLGLPATSYMLGLPATSYMLGLPATSYMLGLPATSYLLGLPATSYLLGLPATSYMLGLPATSYTLGLPATSYLLGLPATSYMLGLPATSYLLGLPATSYLLGLPATSYMLGLPATSYLLGLPATSYMLGLPATSYLLALPATSSTLGLPATSYTLGLPATSYLLALPATSYTLGLPATSYMLGLPATSYTLGLPATSYTLGLPATSYMLGLPATSYMLGLPATSYMLGLPATSYMLGLPATSYLLGLPATSYTLGLPATSYTLGLPATSYTLGLPATSYTLGLPATSYLLGLPAISYTLGLPATSYMLGLPATSYMLGLPATSYMLGLPMLGLPYLLPVGPSSSYMLGLPATSYLLGLPATSYTLGLPATSYLLGLPAISYTLGLPATSYLLGLLAISYTLGLPATSYTLGLPATSYTLGLPATSYMLGLPATSYLLGLPATSYTLGLPATSYLLGLPATSYTLGLPATSYLLGLPATSYMLGLPATSYLLGLPATSYMLGLPATSYLLGLPATSYLLGLPATSHLGLPTSLLGLPATSYLLGLPATSYLLGLPATSYLLGLPATSYLLGLPATSYLLGLPATSYLLGLPATSYLLGLPATSYLLGLPATSYLLGLPATSYTLGLPASYPPTCWAFLPPPTCWAFLPPPTCWAFLPPPTCWAFLPPPTRWAFLPPPTRWAFLPPPTRWAFLPPPTRWAFLPPPTRWAFLPPPTCWAFLPPPTRQGSSVERTSPARLAWNGLAQLAWRGMDKPSSPGVERTSPAHLAWNGQAQLTWCETDYPSLPGVERTTPACLA from the exons ATGCGCCTCATAAACGAGCGCCCTGCGTATTACAGCCTGATTAACAATCTAACCTCTACCCACCTTCCTGCCATTACCAACATGTTGGGCCTTCCTGCCACCTCCTACCTGTTGGGCCTTCCTGCCATCTCCTACACATTGGGCCTTCCTGCCACCTCCTACATGTTGGGCCTTCCTGCTACCTCCTACCTGTTGGGCCTTCCTGCTACCTCCTACCTGTTGGGCCTTCCTGCCACCTCCTACACATTGGGCCTTCCTGCCACCTCCTACATGTTGGGCCTTCCTGCTACCTCCTACATGTTGGGCCTTCCTGCTACCTCCTACATGTTGGGCCTTCCTGCTACCTCCTACATGTTGGGCCTTCCTGCTACCTCCTACATGTTGGGCCTTCCTGCTACCTCCTACATGTTAGGCCTTCCTGCTACCTCCTACCTGTTGGGCCTTCCTGCTACCTCCTACCTGTTGGGCCTTCCTGCCACCTCCTACATGTTGGGCCTTCCTGCCACCTCCTACACGTTGGGCCTTCCTGCCACCTCCTACCTGTTGGGCCTTCCTGCTACCTCCTACATGTTGGGCCTTCCTGCCACCTCCTACCTGTTGGGCCTTCCTGCTACCTCCTACCTGTTGGGCCTTCCTGCTACCTCCTACATGTTGGGCCTTCCTGCCACCTCCTACCTGTTGGGCCTTCCTGCCACCTCCTACATGTTGGGCCTTCCTGCCACCTCCTACCTGTTGGCCCTTCCTGCTACCTCCTCCACGTTGGGCCTTCCTGCCACCTCCTACACGTTGGGCCTTCCTGCCACCTCCTACCTGTTGGCCCTTCCTGCTACCTCCTACACGTTGGGCCTTCCTGCCACCTCCTACATGTTGGGCCTACCTGCCACCTCCTACACATTGGGCCTTCCTGCCACCTCCTACACGTTGGGCCTTCCTGCCACCTCCTACATGTTGGGCCTTCCTGCCACCTCCTACATGTTGGGCCTTCCTGCTACCTCCTACATGTTGGGCCTTCCTGCCACCTCCTACATGTTGGGCCTTCCTGCTACCTCCTACCTGTTGGGCCTTCCTGCCACCTCCTACACATTGGGCCTTCCTGCCACCTCCTACACGTTGGGCCTTCCTGCCACCTCCTACACGTTGG GCCTTCCTGCCACCTCCTACACGTTGGGCCTTCCTGCTACCTCCTACCTGTTGGGCCTTCCTGCCATCTCCTACACATTGGGCCTTCCTGCCACCTCCTACATGTTGGGCCTTCCTGCCACCTCCTACATGTTGGGCCTTCCTGCTACCTCCTACATGTTGGGCCTTCCCATGTTGGGCCTTCCCTACCTCCTACCTGTTGGGCCTTCCTCCTCCTACATGTTGGGCCTTCCTGCTACCTCCTACCTGTTGGGCCTTCCTGCCACCTCCTACACGTTGGGCCTTCCTGCTACCTCCTACCTGTTGGGCCTTCCTGCCATCTCCTACACGTTGGGCCTTCCTGCTACCTCCTACCTGTTGGGCCTTCTTGCCATCTCCTACACGTTGGGCCTTCCTGCCACCTCCTACACGTTGGGCCTTCCTGCCACCTCCTACACGTTGGGCCTTCCTGCCACCTCCTACATGTTGGGCCTTCCTGCCACCTCCTACCTGTTGGGCCTTCCTGCCACCTCCTACACGTTGGGCCTTCCTGCCACCTCCTACCTGTTGGGCCTTCCTGCTACCTCCTACACGTTGGGCCTTCCTGCCACCTCCTACCTGTTGGGCCTTCCTGCCACCTCCTACATGTTGGGCCTTCCTGCCACCTCCTACCTGTTGGGCCTTCCTGCCACCTCCTACATGTTGGGCCTTCCTGCCACCTCCTACCTGTTGGGCCTTCCTGCCACCTCCTACCTGTTGGGCCTTCCTGCCACCTCCCACCTGGGCCTTCCCACCTCCCTGTTGGGCCTTCCTGCCACCTCCTACCTGTTGGGCCTTCCTGCCACCTCCTACCTGTTGGGCCTTCCTGCCACCTCCTACCTGTTGGGCCTTCCTGCCACCTCCTACCTGTTGGGCCTTCCTGCCACCTCCTACCTGTTGGGCCTTCCTGCCACCTCCTACCTGTTGGGCCTTCCTGCCACCTCCTACCTGTTGGGCCTTCCTGCCACCTCCTACCTGTTGGGCCTTCCTGCCACCTCCTACCTGTTGGGCCTTCCTGCCACCTCCTACACGTTGGGCCTTCCTGCCTCCTACCCTCCTACCTGTTGGGCCTTCCTGCCACCTCCTACCTGTTGGGCCTTCCTGCCACCTCCTACCTGTTGGGCCTTCCTGCCACCTCCTACCTGTTGGGCCTTCCTGCCACCTCCTACACGTTGGGCCTTCCTGCCACCTCCTACACGTTGGGCCTTCCTGCCACCTCCTACACGTTGGGCCTTCCTGCCACCTCCTACACGTTGGGCCTTCCTGCCACCTCCTACACGTTGGGCCTTCCTGCCACCTCCTACCTGTTGGGCCTTCCTGCCACCTCCTACAC GCCAGGGGTCTAGTGTGGAACGGACTAGCCCAGCTCGCCTGGCGTGGAACGGACTAGCCCAGCTCGCCTGGCGTGGAATGGACAAGCCCAGCTCGCCTGGCGTGGAACGGACAAGCCCAGCTCACCTGGCGTGGAACGGACAAGCCCAGCTCACCTGGTGTGAAACGGACTACCCCAGCTTGCCTGGCGTGGAACGGACTACCCCAGCTTGTCTGGCGTGA